The Flavobacterium piscisymbiosum genome includes a region encoding these proteins:
- a CDS encoding REP-associated tyrosine transposase produces MSRKYKFGDKTGAYFISFATVYWIDVFTREEYFGSIVESLDYCRKNKGMEIYGYCIMPSHVHLIFRSENGDPSGLIRDFKGFTSRKMLKVIEENPQESRKEWMLWMFERAGKKNSNVKFRQFWQQNNKPIEIWSFKVFEQKLNYIHNNPIETGFVTNPVDWKYSSARNYGDNDQTVLEIDIN; encoded by the coding sequence ATGAGCAGAAAATACAAATTTGGAGATAAAACTGGAGCTTACTTTATAAGTTTTGCTACAGTTTACTGGATAGATGTTTTTACAAGAGAAGAGTATTTTGGGAGCATTGTTGAGTCATTAGATTACTGCAGAAAGAACAAGGGAATGGAGATTTATGGTTATTGCATAATGCCAAGTCATGTTCATTTAATTTTCAGATCTGAAAATGGAGACCCTTCCGGCCTAATAAGAGATTTTAAAGGTTTTACTTCTCGAAAAATGCTCAAAGTAATTGAAGAAAATCCACAAGAAAGCAGAAAAGAATGGATGCTTTGGATGTTTGAAAGAGCTGGAAAGAAAAACAGCAATGTAAAATTCAGGCAGTTTTGGCAGCAAAACAACAAACCCATTGAAATCTGGTCTTTTAAAGTTTTTGAGCAAAAATTAAATTATATTCATAACAACCCGATAGAGACTGGTTTTGTTACTAATCCTGTAGATTGGAAATACAGCTCTGCTAGAAATTATGGCGATAATGATCAGACTGTCTTAGAAATTGATATTAATTGA